One Candidatus Methanomethylophilaceae archaeon DNA segment encodes these proteins:
- a CDS encoding VOC family protein, whose protein sequence is MPIGDPHGGLFEYTVEGLPESIFAFSIPVSDVSKSAEFYRDMLGMQILGSKDGRVYMRRGDCRIVLCESAAAGIDTGVYLAVDSPFSTHRRLIDEGVEFVTDPARTPFGVETSFFDPDRNIIHVIDSQSDFKL, encoded by the coding sequence ATGCCGATCGGGGATCCCCATGGGGGACTTTTCGAATATACCGTGGAAGGGCTGCCGGAATCCATATTCGCATTCAGCATACCTGTCTCTGATGTCTCGAAATCGGCCGAATTCTATCGCGATATGCTTGGGATGCAGATTCTGGGGTCGAAAGACGGCCGCGTCTATATGCGCAGAGGGGATTGCAGAATCGTTCTGTGCGAATCCGCAGCCGCGGGGATAGACACCGGCGTTTATCTGGCTGTGGATTCCCCATTCAGCACGCATCGCCGCCTAATAGATGAGGGCGTGGAGTTCGTCACCGATCCCGCGCGCACTCCGTTCGGGGTGGAGACGTCGTTCTTCGATCCGGACAGGAACATCATCCACGTGATCGATTCCCAATCCGATTTCAAGCTCTGA
- a CDS encoding SufD family Fe-S cluster assembly protein: MPGRDSVKEALNKKGAYGKDIDLEMYEEGSKDADQISDLDSSEYKRYMEQVGVVADEMARSGSLLFIDNGMSHCSPKIQEGLEVTSVSEALKKHDGLKDFMWNAMDPAKDKYTAKTYLEDGDGFFVRVKSGYHIKTPMQSCMLLKTNRTVQNVHNIIIVEDGASLEMITGCTTAHHANDSLHVGVTEMYIGDDANLTYSMVHSWGNKTNVRPRTKTVVGKNSNYVNNYILLNPVGSIQSFPAADLAEGASTTYNTVCLAHAGSDIDTGGMVNLNGFGSRAEIMSRSISMGGKMCARGRLVGNAPGVKAHLECRSIILKDGGSTLAIPELEAHVADVEMTHEAAVGKIARDQIEYIMSRGLDEDQAVSMIVKGFLSGSINGLPESLQKDLDTAIGQANLGN, from the coding sequence ATGCCAGGCAGAGATTCGGTTAAAGAGGCCCTGAACAAGAAAGGCGCCTACGGCAAAGACATAGACCTGGAAATGTACGAAGAGGGCTCCAAAGATGCCGACCAGATATCCGATCTGGATAGTTCCGAGTACAAAAGATATATGGAACAGGTCGGGGTGGTGGCGGACGAGATGGCCCGCTCCGGAAGCCTGTTGTTCATCGACAACGGGATGAGCCATTGCAGCCCCAAGATCCAAGAAGGCTTGGAAGTAACGTCCGTCAGCGAGGCGCTCAAGAAACACGATGGCCTGAAAGACTTCATGTGGAACGCCATGGACCCCGCGAAGGACAAATACACCGCCAAGACCTATCTCGAAGATGGGGACGGCTTCTTCGTCCGCGTCAAATCCGGATACCACATCAAGACCCCGATGCAGTCGTGCATGCTTCTGAAGACCAACAGAACGGTCCAGAACGTCCACAACATCATCATCGTGGAGGATGGCGCGTCTCTGGAGATGATCACCGGGTGCACCACCGCCCACCACGCCAACGATTCGCTGCATGTCGGAGTCACCGAGATGTACATCGGCGACGACGCGAACCTCACCTACTCCATGGTCCACAGCTGGGGCAACAAGACCAACGTCCGCCCGAGGACGAAAACCGTCGTCGGGAAGAACTCCAACTACGTCAACAACTACATCCTCCTGAACCCGGTGGGATCCATCCAGAGCTTCCCCGCCGCAGACCTCGCCGAGGGCGCGTCCACCACATACAACACCGTGTGCCTGGCACATGCCGGATCGGACATCGACACCGGAGGGATGGTCAACCTGAACGGATTCGGCAGCAGGGCCGAGATCATGAGCAGAAGCATCTCCATGGGCGGGAAGATGTGCGCCAGAGGCCGCCTCGTAGGCAACGCCCCGGGCGTGAAAGCCCATCTGGAATGCAGAAGCATCATCCTGAAGGACGGCGGATCCACTTTGGCCATACCCGAATTGGAAGCCCACGTAGCGGACGTGGAGATGACCCACGAAGCGGCCGTCGGAAAGATCGCCAGGGATCAGATCGAGTACATAATGTCCAGAGGTCTGGATGAGGACCAAGCCGTCAGCATGATCGTGAAAGGTTTCCTGTCTGGAAGCATCAACGGTCTCCCGGAATCCCTGCAGAAAGATCTGGACACAGCCATAGGGCAGGCCAACCTCGGTAACTGA
- a CDS encoding ABC transporter ATP-binding protein: protein MLRIADLHAEAGGREILKGVNLTVEEGETCVLFGPNGSGKSTLLSTIMGYSTCQVTEGKILFKGQDITGMSVDERARLGIGMMMQRPPNIFGVKLGDLVKASAKNKDVLDQASNFKMGEFLERDINVGFSGGEIKRSELLQLTAQKPEFILLDEPESGVDLESIDLIGNKVKDLLFDSASGSARHVSSLVITHTGQILDYIGADRGYVMKEGVIQRTGKPADLLRNIKQNGYGE, encoded by the coding sequence ATGCTGAGAATTGCGGACCTCCACGCCGAAGCGGGCGGCAGGGAGATCCTAAAAGGAGTGAACCTGACGGTCGAAGAAGGTGAGACATGCGTTCTGTTCGGGCCGAACGGTTCGGGTAAATCCACGCTCCTTTCCACCATCATGGGCTACAGCACATGCCAAGTGACCGAGGGAAAGATCCTTTTCAAAGGGCAGGACATCACTGGCATGAGCGTGGACGAGCGCGCCAGGCTTGGGATAGGCATGATGATGCAGAGGCCGCCCAACATCTTCGGGGTGAAGCTCGGCGATCTCGTGAAAGCCTCCGCCAAAAACAAAGATGTCTTGGACCAGGCTTCCAACTTCAAGATGGGGGAGTTCTTGGAGAGAGACATCAACGTCGGTTTCTCCGGCGGAGAGATAAAAAGGTCCGAGCTACTCCAGCTTACGGCCCAGAAGCCGGAATTCATACTCCTGGACGAGCCTGAATCGGGCGTCGATCTGGAGAGCATCGACCTCATCGGCAACAAAGTGAAGGATCTGCTCTTCGACTCCGCTTCCGGCTCGGCGAGGCACGTGTCGTCCCTCGTGATTACCCACACGGGACAGATTCTGGATTACATCGGCGCGGACCGCGGCTACGTCATGAAGGAAGGGGTCATCCAGCGCACAGGAAAACCCGCAGACCTCCTGAGGAACATAAAGCAGAACGGCTACGGGGAGTGA
- a CDS encoding flavodoxin family protein, which produces MKVIALNGSPRPLGNTSNILNEVQDEFEKEGVEFEIVHLYEYQFANCNVCLTCEIRGDGRCMDEDDGFNPLLNKLRAADGLLLAAPSYAGACPSVMQTFLERAQLVFEKGDLGLRGKVGGAIAVHSHQGGSLVFNQMVDFMLNNCMIVAGSNPLPIVRALNSPQYSDDVSGMKGVKSLVASMVSALMRLNGYE; this is translated from the coding sequence ATGAAGGTCATCGCGCTCAACGGGAGCCCGCGTCCGCTCGGGAACACAAGCAACATTCTGAACGAGGTCCAGGATGAGTTCGAGAAGGAAGGGGTGGAGTTCGAGATCGTCCACCTTTATGAGTACCAGTTCGCCAACTGCAACGTCTGCCTCACCTGCGAGATACGCGGCGACGGCAGATGCATGGACGAGGACGATGGCTTCAATCCTCTGCTGAACAAGCTCCGCGCCGCCGACGGCTTGCTTCTGGCCGCCCCATCCTATGCGGGAGCGTGCCCCAGTGTCATGCAGACTTTCCTGGAGAGGGCGCAGCTCGTTTTCGAGAAGGGGGATCTGGGATTGAGAGGCAAGGTCGGAGGGGCCATCGCGGTCCATTCCCATCAGGGAGGCTCGCTGGTATTCAACCAGATGGTGGATTTCATGCTAAACAACTGCATGATCGTGGCCGGCTCCAATCCGCTTCCGATAGTGCGTGCGCTCAACTCGCCTCAGTATTCGGACGACGTCTCCGGAATGAAGGGCGTAAAATCCCTTGTCGCAAGCATGGTCTCCGCGCTGATGCGCCTGAATGGGTACGAATGA